In the Duncaniella freteri genome, one interval contains:
- the rlmD gene encoding 23S rRNA (uracil(1939)-C(5))-methyltransferase RlmD, with protein MSRKRKELPVLEGVEIIDVAAEGNALARVNDMVVFVPFGAPGDVADVKLDRKKSSYAEGHIERMIKPSAIRETPRCEHFGICGGCRWQHLPYEFQLQCKQKQVKDALERIAKIPFPEITPILGSESIWEYRNKMEYTFSSKMWLTFDQLRSGEEFPDRRAAGFHIPGAFDKVLDINACHLQDDLGNRIRRFIKGFGKEKGLEFYDLRENRGFLRTLMIRIASTGEVMVVMQVGEDDQEKIGMLMDAVASEFPEITSLQYVVNTKVNDTIGDLDIVCYKGREYIEEEMEGLRFRIGPKSFYQTNSRQAYRLYSVAREFAKLKGDELVYDLYTGTGTIALFLARGCRHVVGVEYVPEAIEDAKINAGVNGLDNTEFYAGDMKNVLTSEFIAEHGRPDVMIVDPPRAGMHEDVVNVILNAAPERIVYVSCNPATQARDLALIHEKYDVEAVQPVDMFPHTQHVENVVGLKLR; from the coding sequence ATGAGCAGAAAACGTAAGGAACTCCCTGTGCTTGAGGGGGTGGAGATAATTGATGTGGCGGCAGAGGGGAATGCTCTGGCGCGTGTCAACGATATGGTGGTGTTTGTGCCGTTCGGGGCTCCCGGAGATGTGGCGGATGTAAAGCTCGACCGCAAGAAAAGCAGTTATGCCGAGGGGCATATAGAGCGCATGATCAAGCCTTCGGCTATCAGGGAGACTCCGCGCTGCGAGCATTTCGGGATATGCGGCGGATGCCGCTGGCAGCATCTGCCGTATGAGTTTCAGCTACAGTGCAAGCAGAAACAGGTGAAGGATGCTCTTGAAAGGATTGCCAAGATACCGTTCCCTGAGATCACTCCGATACTCGGATCTGAGAGTATATGGGAATACCGTAATAAGATGGAGTATACGTTCTCCTCAAAGATGTGGCTGACATTTGACCAGTTGCGCTCGGGAGAGGAGTTCCCTGACCGCCGTGCCGCTGGTTTTCATATCCCAGGGGCTTTTGATAAAGTGCTCGATATCAACGCCTGCCATTTGCAGGATGATTTGGGGAACCGTATACGCCGGTTCATCAAGGGGTTCGGCAAGGAGAAAGGGCTGGAGTTCTATGACCTGAGGGAGAACCGCGGATTCCTCCGCACTCTTATGATACGCATCGCATCGACCGGAGAGGTGATGGTGGTGATGCAGGTGGGCGAGGACGACCAGGAGAAGATAGGGATGCTTATGGATGCTGTGGCGTCGGAGTTCCCTGAGATAACGTCGCTACAGTATGTGGTCAACACCAAGGTGAACGATACTATCGGTGACCTCGACATTGTGTGCTACAAGGGGCGAGAGTACATCGAGGAGGAGATGGAAGGGCTGCGATTCAGGATAGGTCCGAAATCGTTCTATCAGACCAACTCACGCCAGGCCTACCGCCTGTACAGCGTGGCGAGGGAGTTTGCAAAGCTTAAGGGTGACGAGCTGGTGTATGACCTCTATACGGGGACCGGTACGATAGCTCTTTTCCTTGCTCGTGGATGCCGCCATGTGGTGGGGGTTGAGTATGTGCCTGAGGCAATAGAGGACGCCAAGATAAACGCCGGTGTCAATGGGCTGGATAACACTGAGTTCTATGCCGGAGACATGAAGAATGTGCTCACTTCCGAATTCATTGCAGAGCATGGACGTCCGGATGTGATGATAGTGGACCCTCCTCGTGCGGGTATGCATGAGGATGTGGTGAATGTGATACTTAATGCTGCTCCCGAGAGGATAGTCTATGTGAGCTGCAATCCTGCCACTCAGGCGCGTGACCTGGCTTTGATTCATGAGAAGTATGACGTGGAGGCGGTCCAGCCGGTGGATATGTTCCCTCATACGCAGCATGTCGAGAATGTGGTCGGGCTTAAGCTGAGATAA
- the radA gene encoding DNA repair protein RadA, which yields MKAVKTAWFCNSCGAESPKWSGRCPACGEWNTMVEEKIRPEKKSRTLGPSSCSRISSPVPVSEIASDEEPRIKMPSSELNRVLGGGLVPGSIILIGGEPGIGKSTLVLQNILSIKSRTILYVSGEESAKQIKMRADRIGRPSENVFIVCETSLQNIEEHISNIQPGLVIIDSIQTIASDDLESVAGSVSQVRECASRLLKYAKESSVPIMLIGHITKDGNLAGPKVLEHIVDAVLHFEGDGQHIYRLLRAIKNRFGSTSELGIYEMCQRGLREVKNPSEMLLSTHTDGEDLSGISIGVTMEGIRSFLIEVQALVSTAAYGTPQRSVNGFDSKRMNMLLAVLEKRAGFKLAAKDVFLNIAGGLKVNDPALDLAVICSVLSSNIDIPIPHTTCITGEVGLSGEIRPVGRIEQRIREAEKLGMDTILIPRGNLKGIDTSSFSIRIIEIAKVEEALRTLFA from the coding sequence ATGAAAGCCGTCAAGACAGCATGGTTCTGCAACAGCTGCGGAGCCGAATCACCGAAATGGTCAGGACGTTGCCCGGCCTGTGGGGAATGGAACACAATGGTCGAGGAAAAAATACGCCCCGAAAAGAAGTCTCGTACACTCGGACCCTCCTCGTGCTCACGCATATCCTCGCCTGTGCCTGTCTCGGAAATAGCCAGCGACGAAGAGCCTCGCATCAAGATGCCATCCTCAGAACTCAACCGCGTCCTGGGCGGAGGTCTCGTTCCCGGAAGCATCATACTCATCGGCGGAGAACCCGGCATAGGCAAATCAACCCTCGTGCTACAGAACATCCTATCCATCAAGTCGCGCACCATACTCTACGTGTCAGGCGAGGAGAGCGCGAAACAGATCAAGATGAGAGCCGACCGCATAGGGCGTCCGAGCGAAAACGTGTTCATTGTCTGCGAGACATCCTTGCAAAATATCGAAGAACATATCTCCAACATCCAACCGGGGCTCGTGATCATCGATTCCATCCAGACCATCGCCTCCGACGATCTTGAATCCGTGGCAGGAAGCGTATCCCAGGTCCGCGAATGCGCCTCACGCCTCCTAAAATACGCCAAGGAGTCCTCCGTCCCCATAATGCTCATCGGCCACATCACCAAGGACGGCAACCTCGCAGGACCCAAAGTGCTCGAACACATCGTTGATGCCGTGTTACACTTCGAAGGTGACGGACAACACATATACCGTCTGCTCCGTGCCATCAAAAACCGCTTCGGCTCCACATCCGAGCTTGGCATCTACGAAATGTGCCAGCGCGGACTGCGCGAAGTCAAGAACCCCTCCGAGATGCTTCTCTCCACCCACACCGACGGCGAGGACCTCTCGGGAATATCCATCGGCGTGACCATGGAAGGGATCCGCTCATTCCTCATCGAAGTCCAGGCCCTCGTTTCTACAGCAGCATACGGCACCCCGCAGCGTTCGGTCAACGGATTCGACTCCAAACGTATGAACATGCTCCTTGCTGTCCTCGAAAAACGTGCCGGATTCAAGCTCGCAGCCAAAGACGTGTTCCTCAACATAGCCGGTGGCCTTAAAGTCAACGATCCGGCTCTCGATCTTGCGGTGATATGCTCAGTGCTCTCAAGCAATATCGATATCCCCATACCACACACCACATGCATCACAGGCGAAGTAGGGCTATCAGGTGAAATCCGTCCTGTAGGGCGCATAGAGCAGCGCATACGTGAGGCTGAAAAGCTCGGCATGGACACCATTCTCATTCCGCGAGGCAATCTCAAAGGCATCGACACCTCCTCGTTCAGCATACGTATAATCGAAATTGCCAAAGTAGAGGAAGCCCTGCGGACTCTCTTCGCCTGA
- a CDS encoding glycosyltransferase family 4 protein yields MLFFDNIIFSLQKAGGISAVWQNLISEVIRQNIDAKFIEYPDALDNIFRKQVEIAHQDIINSRHFNRILSQFQKVDIREHRPFIFHSSYFRLCSNPDAITVTTLHDFTDFFQAKSVRNKLRLYLNKRAISHSDAVVCVSENTKNDLLRIVPDIDPSKIHVIYNGVSDDYRPIQHKPYDRYRNSVLFIGGRSGYKNFEFVVKALSGTDYRLLICGAEITMAEKKSLDTHIPGRYDFIKHPDNTELNRIYNSVHCLAYPSSYEGFGIPVLEAQRAGCPVIALKSSSIPEVMGNTWGMMDRLDESEFKWMLSRLHDTSLRNQTITDGLENSKRFSWEKMANDYICLYNRLLNIAR; encoded by the coding sequence ATGTTATTTTTTGACAATATTATTTTTTCTCTTCAGAAAGCAGGTGGGATCTCTGCGGTTTGGCAAAACCTGATTTCTGAGGTAATCAGACAGAATATTGACGCAAAGTTCATAGAATACCCTGATGCCTTAGACAATATATTCCGAAAACAGGTTGAGATAGCACATCAAGACATAATCAACTCTCGTCATTTTAACCGAATCCTCTCCCAATTTCAAAAAGTAGACATCAGGGAACATAGACCATTCATATTCCATTCATCATATTTCAGACTGTGCTCAAACCCTGACGCTATAACTGTTACCACCCTTCATGACTTCACCGATTTCTTTCAGGCGAAGTCTGTCCGTAACAAACTAAGGCTCTACCTCAACAAGAGAGCCATCTCCCATAGCGATGCCGTGGTATGTGTAAGCGAGAACACGAAAAATGACCTGTTGAGGATTGTCCCTGACATCGATCCGAGTAAGATCCATGTGATTTACAATGGCGTGTCCGATGACTATCGTCCAATACAACACAAACCTTATGACAGATACAGGAATTCGGTATTATTCATAGGAGGAAGAAGCGGTTACAAAAATTTTGAATTCGTTGTAAAGGCATTGTCAGGCACTGATTATCGATTGCTGATATGTGGCGCAGAAATAACAATGGCTGAGAAAAAATCTCTTGACACCCATATCCCAGGTCGATACGATTTTATAAAACACCCCGACAATACAGAACTGAACAGAATATATAATTCCGTGCATTGCCTCGCATACCCCTCTTCCTATGAAGGATTCGGCATCCCGGTACTGGAGGCACAGAGAGCAGGATGTCCGGTAATTGCCTTGAAATCATCATCAATTCCAGAAGTAATGGGAAACACATGGGGCATGATGGACCGGCTTGACGAATCTGAATTCAAATGGATGCTGTCAAGGCTGCATGATACGTCTTTGCGCAACCAGACCATAACAGACGGATTGGAGAACTCTAAACGTTTCTCCTGGGAAAAAATGGCGAATGATTACATCTGTCTTTACAATCGATTATTGAATATAGCCCGATGA
- the folE gene encoding GTP cyclohydrolase I FolE, which translates to MSSTTGLSEETIEEIARHYAAIISLLGEDITREGLVRTPMRAAKAMAFATRGYRQDPDVIINDAIFTHEGSNMVIVRDIEFYSLCEHHILPFFGKVSIGYIPDGRTIGLSKLARLVDFYARRLQVQERLTAQICDIVMKKLGAKGVIVACTADHLCMKMRGVEKQLPATTTVETAGAFTESTTLREEFFNAIASGK; encoded by the coding sequence ATGAGCTCCACAACAGGTCTGTCTGAAGAAACTATCGAAGAGATAGCTCGTCACTACGCCGCAATCATCTCTCTTTTAGGAGAGGACATAACCCGCGAAGGGCTCGTCAGGACCCCGATGCGCGCCGCCAAAGCTATGGCCTTTGCCACACGAGGCTACCGACAGGACCCCGATGTCATAATCAATGACGCCATATTCACCCACGAAGGGTCCAATATGGTAATAGTCCGCGACATAGAGTTCTACTCTCTCTGCGAGCACCACATACTACCGTTCTTCGGCAAAGTCTCCATCGGATACATCCCCGACGGACGCACCATAGGGCTCAGCAAACTTGCCAGGCTTGTGGATTTCTATGCCCGACGCCTACAGGTGCAGGAACGTCTCACAGCGCAGATATGCGACATAGTGATGAAGAAGCTCGGAGCCAAAGGTGTCATTGTGGCATGCACTGCCGACCATCTCTGCATGAAGATGCGCGGTGTCGAGAAACAGCTCCCCGCAACCACCACAGTCGAGACCGCCGGAGCATTCACCGAATCAACCACCCTTCGCGAAGAATTCTTCAACGCAATCGCTTCAGGGAAATAA
- a CDS encoding RNA methyltransferase, with translation METITNNICRYVASLDERKHRRKEGGFKAEGTKCVLDTLPHFSLRALYATEEWLIEHPEASTPLSVKASRADLRRMSSLTTPADVIAVYDIPQRTLDPGCASSALVLALDTIQDPGNLGTIIRVADWYGITDIICSRETADCYSPKVIQATMGSISRVSVHYCDLPSTIQEMNPPHVYGTFLNGDDIDTATLSDCGIIIIGNEGNGISHPVASTVTSRLTIPSFPPDRPTGESLNAAIATAITISKFRSKR, from the coding sequence GTGGAAACTATCACCAATAATATATGCAGATATGTGGCTTCGCTTGACGAGCGTAAACACCGCCGCAAGGAAGGAGGCTTTAAAGCCGAGGGCACAAAATGCGTCCTTGACACCCTCCCCCATTTCAGCCTTCGTGCTCTCTATGCCACCGAAGAATGGCTCATAGAGCATCCCGAGGCATCAACACCCCTGTCAGTCAAGGCATCACGCGCCGACCTGCGCAGGATGTCCTCTCTCACTACTCCTGCCGATGTCATCGCAGTCTACGACATACCACAGCGGACTCTCGACCCCGGCTGTGCCTCATCAGCCCTCGTTCTCGCCCTCGACACCATTCAGGACCCCGGAAACCTCGGCACCATCATACGCGTAGCCGACTGGTACGGAATCACCGACATAATATGCTCGCGCGAGACAGCCGACTGCTACTCCCCAAAAGTAATACAAGCCACAATGGGCTCAATATCACGCGTCTCAGTCCATTATTGCGATCTACCGTCCACCATACAGGAGATGAACCCGCCGCATGTCTACGGCACGTTTCTCAACGGAGACGATATCGACACCGCCACCCTCTCCGACTGCGGCATCATCATCATAGGCAATGAAGGCAACGGCATATCACACCCTGTGGCTTCCACCGTAACCTCACGCCTCACCATTCCGTCATTCCCTCCCGACCGTCCCACAGGCGAGTCGCTCAACGCCGCAATAGCCACAGCCATAACCATCTCTAAATTCCGTTCAAAACGATGA
- a CDS encoding acyltransferase — MSNIICSIFSSIYNGSFIPHLRGIYFSLFNKESSGKTIIYRPIRFTKKFITLKENVSIFSNCRVEGISHYGSQNYIPSIILHSGVSVQQNCHITCAQRIEIGSNTALANNVTVTDIDHPYTDISIPIESQDLIVKPVRIGKDCKIYNNAVILQGTIIGDHCVVGANSVVKGIFPDFSIIVGVPARIVKRYDFTKKQWRKTSPNGIFI; from the coding sequence ATGAGTAACATTATTTGCTCTATATTTTCATCCATATATAATGGATCTTTCATTCCTCATCTACGAGGCATATATTTTTCTTTATTCAATAAAGAATCTTCTGGGAAAACGATAATATATCGACCGATAAGATTTACAAAGAAATTTATCACCCTTAAGGAAAATGTATCCATATTCTCGAATTGCAGAGTTGAAGGAATATCCCATTATGGATCTCAGAACTATATTCCATCTATAATTTTACACTCTGGTGTCTCTGTTCAACAGAATTGCCATATTACTTGTGCACAAAGAATTGAAATCGGATCAAATACAGCATTGGCAAATAATGTTACAGTTACGGATATTGATCATCCATACACTGATATCAGCATTCCGATAGAGAGTCAAGATCTTATCGTAAAGCCAGTAAGAATAGGCAAAGATTGTAAAATATACAATAACGCTGTTATCCTTCAGGGGACTATTATTGGAGACCATTGTGTTGTGGGAGCAAACTCTGTTGTGAAAGGCATCTTTCCTGATTTCTCAATAATAGTCGGGGTGCCTGCCAGAATTGTAAAAAGATACGACTTTACAAAAAAACAATGGAGAAAAACATCTCCCAATGGAATATTTATATAA
- a CDS encoding SPOR domain-containing protein: protein MRLLPIALCLTVISAATVRAEETAVAVTIVNHITAGTSNVINQPEALLKRLMPIVDSDNEESTHDEHSRPIGGRMAGYRVQVFSDNNVRTAKAEAASKQRIISARFPQYQTYVRYTSPYWRLKVGDFRTQQEANDAADELRKAFPAYSKEIRVVRDRISLPND, encoded by the coding sequence ATGCGCCTACTCCCCATAGCGTTATGCCTCACAGTCATCTCTGCCGCTACCGTGCGCGCCGAGGAGACAGCCGTCGCCGTCACCATTGTCAACCACATCACAGCCGGGACATCCAATGTCATCAACCAGCCCGAGGCTCTGCTCAAGCGTCTTATGCCCATAGTCGACTCCGACAACGAGGAATCGACCCACGATGAGCACTCACGCCCCATAGGCGGACGCATGGCAGGCTACAGGGTACAGGTGTTCAGCGACAACAACGTGCGCACAGCCAAGGCTGAGGCAGCATCAAAACAGAGGATCATCTCCGCCCGATTCCCGCAGTACCAGACATATGTGCGCTACACATCCCCATATTGGAGGCTTAAGGTAGGCGACTTCCGCACACAGCAGGAAGCCAACGATGCCGCCGACGAGCTACGCAAGGCATTCCCTGCCTACAGCAAGGAGATACGCGTTGTACGCGATCGCATAAGCCTCCCCAACGACTAA
- a CDS encoding nucleotidyltransferase family protein has translation MKAMIFAAGLGTRLAPLTDSCPKALIEVGGKPMLRRVIERLRDAGVGEMVVNVHHHADMIRRYLEENDFGVRVMISDESDMLLDTGGGVARASILLEGDEPVMLYNADIFTDFPIAEMVAVHERSGADVTLLADSRATSRYLMFDEAGYMRGWKNVRTGEVRSPFPKEVTDRCRLLAFGGIHIISQSAMRDISGYRPGEKFSITPFYIDRCGVLSIQAYTPTSPYKWIDIGKPETLQQAREEYISFKKRTE, from the coding sequence ATGAAGGCTATGATATTTGCTGCGGGCCTGGGTACACGCCTGGCTCCGCTCACGGATAGTTGTCCGAAGGCTCTGATTGAGGTAGGAGGAAAACCTATGCTCAGGCGCGTGATAGAGCGGTTGCGAGATGCCGGAGTGGGGGAGATGGTGGTGAATGTGCACCATCATGCCGATATGATCAGGAGGTATCTTGAGGAGAATGATTTTGGAGTGAGGGTGATGATAAGCGATGAGAGCGACATGCTGCTTGATACAGGCGGTGGCGTAGCTCGTGCATCAATCCTGCTTGAGGGTGATGAGCCTGTGATGCTGTATAATGCTGATATATTTACTGATTTCCCGATTGCAGAAATGGTGGCTGTACATGAGAGATCAGGGGCTGATGTGACGCTTCTTGCAGATAGCCGCGCTACCTCAAGGTATCTTATGTTTGATGAAGCGGGTTATATGCGAGGGTGGAAAAATGTCAGGACCGGAGAGGTGAGATCCCCTTTCCCTAAGGAGGTTACGGATAGATGTAGACTGTTGGCATTCGGGGGGATACACATCATCAGCCAGTCGGCGATGAGGGATATAAGCGGATACCGTCCGGGGGAAAAGTTTTCGATAACCCCATTCTATATAGACCGATGCGGGGTGCTTTCGATCCAAGCCTATACCCCGACATCTCCCTACAAGTGGATAGATATAGGCAAGCCCGAGACATTGCAGCAGGCAAGGGAAGAATATATCTCTTTCAAAAAACGCACAGAGTGA
- a CDS encoding acyltransferase: protein MQIIGGGGISIGSNVIIQYRSWLAAEPLTGAHDCRLEIHDSCIIGHFNEIYATRSIIIEKDVLTADRVYISDNLHGYEDIGTPIHRQPIVQNGDGVRIGEGSWLGVGVSVLGANIGRHCVIGANAVVTKDIPDYCVAAGIPARIIKRYDFDSREWRKTTPDGHFK, encoded by the coding sequence TTGCAAATCATTGGCGGGGGGGGTATTTCAATCGGTTCGAATGTCATTATACAGTACAGGAGCTGGCTTGCGGCCGAACCCCTGACAGGTGCTCACGATTGCCGTCTTGAGATTCATGACAGCTGCATCATCGGTCACTTCAATGAGATCTATGCAACAAGATCCATAATAATAGAGAAAGACGTGCTGACCGCCGACCGGGTGTACATATCGGACAATCTTCACGGCTATGAGGACATAGGCACTCCCATACACCGGCAGCCTATCGTGCAGAATGGCGACGGGGTGCGCATCGGAGAGGGATCATGGTTGGGGGTGGGAGTCTCAGTTCTCGGGGCAAACATCGGCAGGCATTGTGTCATCGGGGCGAATGCGGTTGTCACAAAGGACATCCCGGATTATTGCGTTGCAGCCGGCATACCGGCAAGAATAATAAAGAGATATGATTTCGATAGCAGGGAGTGGCGAAAGACCACTCCTGACGGACATTTCAAATAG
- the tpiA gene encoding triose-phosphate isomerase has translation MRKNIVAGNWKMNTTLPEGIKLAEEVNAALAAATPKCDVIICVPFTHLASINNVIDKNKLGLGAENCADHKSGAYTGEVSAPMVASTGANYVILGHSERRQYYGETSETLREKVRLALDNSLTPIFCIGEVLEERENGTFFDVVKAQIEEGLFNLSAEEFGKIILAYEPVWAIGTGKTATDDQAQEMHAFIRKTIADKYGCEVADNTSILYGGSCKPSNAKELFAKPDVDGGLIGGAALQAESFMGIVNAF, from the coding sequence ATGAGAAAGAACATCGTTGCAGGCAACTGGAAGATGAACACCACCCTGCCCGAAGGCATCAAGCTCGCCGAGGAGGTAAACGCCGCCCTCGCTGCTGCCACACCCAAGTGCGACGTAATCATCTGCGTCCCCTTCACTCACCTCGCATCCATCAACAACGTCATCGACAAGAATAAGCTCGGTCTCGGAGCCGAGAACTGTGCCGACCACAAGAGCGGCGCATACACCGGCGAAGTGTCCGCCCCCATGGTAGCCTCGACCGGAGCAAACTACGTGATCCTCGGTCACTCAGAGCGTCGCCAGTATTACGGCGAGACATCCGAGACTCTCCGCGAGAAAGTTCGCCTCGCTCTCGACAACAGCCTCACCCCCATCTTCTGCATAGGCGAAGTGCTTGAGGAGCGTGAGAACGGCACATTCTTCGACGTAGTGAAGGCTCAGATCGAAGAAGGTCTCTTCAACCTTTCAGCAGAGGAGTTCGGCAAGATCATCCTCGCCTACGAACCCGTATGGGCGATCGGCACAGGCAAGACCGCAACTGACGACCAGGCTCAGGAGATGCATGCTTTCATCCGCAAGACCATCGCCGACAAATACGGATGCGAAGTTGCCGACAACACCTCAATCCTATATGGCGGCAGCTGCAAGCCCTCCAATGCAAAGGAACTTTTCGCAAAACCCGACGTTGACGGCGGTCTCATCGGTGGCGCAGCCCTCCAGGCCGAGTCATTCATGGGCATAGTCAACGCATTCTGA
- a CDS encoding NAD-dependent epimerase/dehydratase family protein, which yields MKNILITGGAGFIGSNVALKLIEKGYYVRVLDNLSKQIHGDNPEETSPLYRSIIGKVDFIRGSVTSREDWLRALDGIDTVLHLAAETGTGQSMYDIENYVNTNIGGTAIMLDILTNVRTLDVKRVVAAESRAIYGEGRYWSPDLNSYVYPDERTDEDMSNGDFEVKFKGCDTPLELVATTEDSAIHPTSVYGITKQVQGQLIHLCCKAIGIDAVTFRYQNVYGPGQSLSNPYTGILSIFSTRIKNGNEINIFEDGLETRDFVYIDDVVDATIRGIEVPRAAGHVFNVGTGVATDVLTVARTLMESYGTEVPLRVSGNYRLGDIRHNYADITLAREILGFQPKVDFPTGISRFASWVDSQSVQEDRYDESIKEMKDKGLYK from the coding sequence ATGAAGAATATACTTATAACCGGAGGAGCTGGGTTCATAGGCTCCAATGTGGCACTCAAGCTCATTGAAAAGGGCTACTATGTAAGAGTTCTTGACAACCTCTCAAAGCAGATTCATGGGGACAATCCCGAGGAGACCTCCCCTCTTTACAGGTCGATAATCGGGAAGGTCGACTTCATCAGAGGCTCTGTCACATCACGTGAAGACTGGCTCAGGGCTCTCGATGGGATTGATACGGTGCTGCATCTGGCAGCAGAGACCGGCACCGGACAGTCGATGTATGATATTGAGAACTACGTTAACACCAATATCGGCGGCACAGCTATCATGCTCGACATCCTGACCAACGTCAGGACCCTGGACGTCAAACGGGTAGTTGCCGCGGAGAGCAGGGCCATATACGGAGAGGGACGTTACTGGTCGCCCGACCTAAATTCATACGTATACCCCGACGAGCGCACAGACGAGGATATGTCAAACGGCGATTTCGAGGTCAAGTTCAAGGGCTGTGACACACCGCTGGAGCTTGTGGCCACCACTGAGGATTCGGCTATCCATCCCACAAGTGTGTATGGGATCACAAAACAGGTCCAGGGACAGCTTATACATCTCTGCTGCAAGGCGATAGGAATTGATGCGGTCACATTCCGGTATCAGAATGTCTACGGTCCTGGCCAGTCTTTGTCCAACCCCTACACCGGCATCCTCTCCATATTCTCCACTCGCATAAAGAATGGCAATGAGATCAATATATTCGAGGACGGACTTGAGACCAGGGACTTTGTGTACATCGATGATGTCGTCGACGCCACGATCCGAGGCATCGAAGTCCCCAGGGCAGCAGGCCATGTGTTCAATGTCGGGACTGGTGTAGCCACCGATGTGCTGACTGTTGCCAGGACGCTCATGGAGAGCTATGGGACAGAGGTCCCGCTCCGTGTGTCAGGCAATTACCGACTCGGCGACATCCGTCACAACTATGCTGACATCACCCTGGCCCGGGAGATACTTGGATTCCAGCCCAAGGTCGACTTCCCAACAGGCATCTCTCGATTCGCCTCATGGGTAGACTCACAGAGTGTACAGGAGGACAGATACGATGAATCGATCAAAGAAATGAAAGATAAAGGACTGTATAAATGA
- a CDS encoding glycosyltransferase family 2 protein — translation MKISIITATFNSGATLRDTLESVLSQTHNDVEHIIKDGGSSDNTLEIAGSFRQRYADAGKSLVIVSEKDSGLYDAMNKGIAMATGDVIGILNSDDFYTSNDILSTVEREIEGFDAVYGDIHYVKDPDLDRCIRYYSSRAFRPWKMRMGYMPAHPSFYCRRRVYSLYGEFDTSFKVAADFEQLLRLIFINRIAIRYVSKDFVTMRVGGVSTSGLESHKRIFADHMRAYRKNNVHSCIFLEGIRYADRIIEKILRLLHVST, via the coding sequence ATGAAAATCTCCATCATCACCGCCACTTTCAATAGTGGCGCGACACTTCGTGACACATTGGAAAGCGTCCTCAGTCAGACTCACAATGACGTTGAACACATTATCAAGGACGGTGGCAGCAGTGATAACACTCTGGAGATTGCCGGGAGTTTCCGCCAGAGGTATGCGGATGCCGGGAAATCACTGGTGATAGTATCCGAGAAGGACAGCGGGCTGTATGACGCGATGAACAAGGGCATAGCCATGGCGACAGGCGATGTGATAGGGATACTGAACTCCGACGACTTCTATACCTCGAACGACATACTTTCCACAGTGGAACGAGAGATCGAAGGCTTTGACGCAGTATACGGCGACATTCACTATGTGAAGGACCCCGATCTTGACAGATGCATCCGTTATTACAGTTCCAGGGCATTCCGTCCATGGAAGATGCGTATGGGATACATGCCTGCGCATCCGTCGTTCTACTGCCGACGCAGGGTCTACAGCCTGTATGGAGAATTTGACACCTCATTTAAAGTCGCCGCTGATTTCGAACAGTTGCTGCGGCTGATATTCATAAACAGGATAGCCATAAGATATGTCAGCAAAGATTTTGTCACCATGAGGGTCGGAGGAGTGTCGACATCCGGGCTTGAAAGTCATAAAAGGATCTTTGCGGACCACATGAGGGCTTACAGAAAGAACAACGTGCACTCATGCATATTCCTTGAAGGGATAAGATATGCCGACAGGATAATCGAAAAGATATTGAGACTCTTGCATGTGAGCACATGA